One genomic segment of Leptotrichia sp. oral taxon 215 str. W9775 includes these proteins:
- the rsmH gene encoding 16S rRNA (cytosine(1402)-N(4))-methyltransferase RsmH, whose amino-acid sequence MEYHKPVLFDEVMENIISEGDAVYVDCTLGGGGHTEGMLERSSTESKVIGIDQDKEAINFAKERLKKYGNKIEIFQDNFRNLDTVIYLAGHNKVDRILMDIGVSSNQLDNLERGFSYRYDAKLDMRMDRNLKISAYEVVNDFSEKEIADIIYKYGEEPKSRKIAKNIVEYRKNKKIETTLELSEIIIKSIGKSMKKHPSKRTFQAIRIFVNKELEVLEEALDKAVNLLNNNGKLLVITFHSLEDRMVKEKFREYENPCTCPPEIPVCVCNKKSLGKVITKKPIIAKESELNENNRAHSAKLRIFERKEYR is encoded by the coding sequence TTGGAATATCATAAACCCGTTTTATTTGATGAAGTGATGGAAAATATAATAAGTGAAGGAGATGCTGTTTATGTAGACTGTACTTTAGGTGGAGGTGGACATACGGAGGGGATGCTTGAAAGGTCTTCGACAGAATCTAAAGTCATAGGTATAGATCAGGACAAGGAAGCAATAAATTTTGCTAAAGAAAGATTGAAAAAATATGGAAATAAAATTGAGATTTTTCAGGACAATTTTAGAAATCTTGATACTGTAATCTATCTGGCAGGACATAATAAAGTAGACAGAATACTTATGGATATAGGAGTTTCTTCAAATCAGCTGGATAATCTTGAAAGAGGTTTTTCATACAGATATGATGCAAAGCTTGATATGAGAATGGATAGAAACTTGAAAATAAGTGCATATGAGGTAGTCAATGATTTTTCTGAAAAGGAAATTGCTGATATCATCTATAAATATGGAGAAGAACCGAAGTCAAGAAAAATTGCTAAAAATATAGTTGAATATAGAAAAAATAAGAAAATAGAAACAACATTGGAACTGTCTGAAATTATAATAAAATCCATAGGAAAAAGTATGAAGAAACATCCGTCAAAACGTACATTTCAGGCAATAAGAATATTTGTAAATAAAGAACTGGAAGTGTTGGAAGAAGCATTGGATAAAGCTGTTAACCTGTTAAACAATAATGGAAAACTGCTTGTCATAACCTTCCATTCGCTTGAAGACAGAATGGTAAAGGAAAAGTTCAGGGAATATGAAAATCCTTGTACATGTCCACCGGAAATACCAGTTTGTGTATGTAATAAAAAAAGTTTGGGAAAAGTAATTACGAAAAAACCAATAATTGCAAAAGAAAGTGAACTGAATGAAAATAACAGGGCACATTCAGCAAAATTGAGAATATTTGAAAGGAAAGAGTATAGATAG
- the mraZ gene encoding division/cell wall cluster transcriptional repressor MraZ, producing the protein MFIGEFSCKVDNKGRVMMPIKFREQLGSEEFVITRGLDNCINLFPIERWSEVEARLKELKMTNSKHRAYQRFILSAATKLSLDNQGRLSIPASLMKYSEIEKNAIITGSDDRIEIWSEEKWETYMNEKIGIIEDIADEIDF; encoded by the coding sequence ATGTTTATAGGAGAATTTTCCTGTAAGGTAGATAACAAAGGAAGAGTAATGATGCCCATAAAATTCAGGGAACAATTGGGAAGTGAGGAATTTGTTATTACCAGGGGACTAGACAACTGCATAAACCTTTTTCCAATTGAGAGATGGAGCGAAGTTGAAGCCAGACTTAAGGAACTGAAGATGACCAACAGTAAACATAGGGCATATCAACGTTTTATATTATCAGCTGCCACAAAACTTTCTCTTGATAATCAAGGTAGACTTAGTATACCTGCATCTTTAATGAAATATTCGGAAATAGAAAAAAATGCCATAATAACTGGAAGTGACGATCGTATTGAAATATGGTCTGAAGAAAAATGGGAAACTTATATGAATGAAAAAATAGGAATAATTGAAGATATAGCGGATGAAATAGATTTCTAA
- a CDS encoding DJ-1 family glyoxalase III: protein MTDKKVLVFLVDGFEEIEAMAPIDLLRRAGIVVDTVSINEDKKVVSSRKITVLTDKTINEINFESYEMIVLPGGPGTGNYMKSEKLQEKLKEFSINRKLGAICAAPTILSALGILKGKQAICFPECEPDIEKDGAIIVNQDVVKDDNIITSRGAGTAIDFSLALIEELLGKNKSEEIRKQILYK from the coding sequence ATGACTGATAAGAAAGTATTAGTATTTTTAGTAGATGGGTTTGAAGAAATAGAAGCAATGGCTCCAATTGATTTATTAAGAAGAGCAGGAATCGTTGTAGATACTGTTTCAATTAATGAGGATAAGAAGGTTGTAAGCTCAAGGAAAATAACAGTTCTGACAGATAAAACGATAAATGAAATAAATTTTGAAAGTTATGAGATGATAGTTTTACCTGGAGGACCTGGAACAGGAAATTATATGAAATCAGAAAAACTTCAGGAAAAATTGAAGGAATTTTCAATAAATCGTAAATTGGGAGCTATATGTGCAGCTCCGACAATATTGTCAGCATTGGGAATATTAAAAGGAAAACAGGCGATATGCTTTCCGGAATGCGAGCCGGATATAGAAAAAGATGGAGCAATTATTGTAAATCAGGATGTTGTTAAAGACGATAATATAATAACAAGCAGAGGAGCAGGGACAGCAATTGACTTTTCATTGGCACTTATTGAAGAATTACTGGGAAAAAATAAATCAGAAGAAATTAGAAAACAGATCTTATACAAGTAA